From Acidimicrobiales bacterium:
GCCAGCGTGGTCGTCACCGCGTCGGCCGGGAAGCTCGACCGGTGCCGCGAGCTCGGCGCCGACCTGGCCGTCGACTACCGCAGCGAGGACTTCGTCGCCGCCGTGCGGGAGCTCACGGGCGGGCGGGGCGCCGACGTGGTGCTCGACGTGGTCGGCGGCGATTACCTGCCCCGCAATGTGGAGGCCGTGGCCGTGCGGGGCCGCATCGTGCAGGTCGGGGCCATGGACCCCCGGCCGGTGGCGTTCTCGCCGGGGTCGCTGCTGCCCAAGCGGGCCGCGCTGGTCGGCACCGTCCTGCGGGCCCGCCCCGTGGAGGAGAAGATCGCCGCCACCCGGCGGTTCGCCGACGAGGTGCTCCCGCTGTTCGACCGGGGGCTGCTGCGGCCGGTCGTCGACGCCCGCTGGCCCCTCGACCGGGTGGCCGACGCCCACCAGCACATGGAGTCGAACGCGAACGTCGGGAAGATCCTGCTGGACGTGGCCCCCGTAGCCCCCTGAGGGCGCGTCGACCCGAACGGGTGAGCGGTGGCCCGAGCGGGCGGGTCCCGGTGGCGGTCCGCCGGGGCGGTCAGCCGCCCCGGCCGATGAGCACGACCGCCGCCACCAC
This genomic window contains:
- a CDS encoding NAD(P)H-quinone oxidoreductase; the protein is MRAVVLDGYGGPEVLVLRDVPDPEPGPEEVVVDVVATALNRADLLQRRGLYAGPSFAGHEIPGLEYAGRVAAAGERVTGVAVGDEVMGIVTGGGYAERLAVHERQTMPVPASVGLGDAAAVPEVFLTAWDALVVQGGLTSGRTALVHAGASGVGTAAIQLCRAIGASVVVTASAGKLDRCRELGADLAVDYRSEDFVAAVRELTGGRGADVVLDVVGGDYLPRNVEAVAVRGRIVQVGAMDPRPVAFSPGSLLPKRAALVGTVLRARPVEEKIAATRRFADEVLPLFDRGLLRPVVDARWPLDRVADAHQHMESNANVGKILLDVAPVAP